Proteins encoded by one window of bacterium:
- a CDS encoding aminomethyl transferase family protein has product MYLRTPLYDILKTQGAVFERYDEFQFELPAHFVSVEQEYRSLKQSCVGIDFSYYGCIKLTGKHARDFLNRMSTNNLKNLNINEFASTVLTNDKGRIIDLIMLYRLEDGLLITTSPQNHDNIIAWLEKYIIMDDVKIENLSSKIIQLGLIGPRSSETMFKMTRMDPPKQNQVVQFLIDGINIYVAPSHQLDEGFLLITDISLIDALWNLFVTQDIGFCGMDAYLAARIEQRKPIFRRELTDKYNPLEAGLTQAVSFNKGCYIGQEVIARLDSYNKIQKHLVQLKSEEPVLHGSKIMADNKEIGIITSSSYSYSNKQNLSLGYVKTEFTSEAALSLIDMNGRSIRTEILPVNSKIT; this is encoded by the coding sequence GATGAATTTCAATTTGAGCTCCCTGCCCATTTTGTATCTGTAGAGCAGGAATACCGGTCTTTGAAACAGTCGTGTGTGGGCATTGATTTTTCGTACTATGGTTGTATTAAACTAACCGGGAAGCATGCGCGGGATTTTTTAAATAGAATGTCAACCAATAATCTAAAGAACCTGAATATAAATGAATTTGCATCAACTGTATTGACCAATGATAAAGGCCGGATCATTGACTTGATCATGTTGTATCGTTTAGAAGACGGGCTTTTGATAACTACTTCACCACAGAATCATGACAACATCATCGCTTGGCTGGAAAAGTACATCATTATGGATGACGTCAAGATCGAAAATCTTTCGTCCAAAATTATTCAACTCGGATTGATAGGCCCACGAAGTTCCGAAACTATGTTCAAGATGACAAGAATGGATCCGCCTAAACAAAATCAGGTTGTCCAATTTTTGATAGATGGGATCAATATTTATGTCGCACCTTCACATCAACTCGATGAAGGGTTTCTTCTCATAACCGATATTTCCTTGATCGATGCATTGTGGAATTTATTTGTTACGCAAGATATCGGCTTCTGCGGAATGGACGCATACTTAGCCGCTCGCATTGAACAGAGGAAACCGATTTTTCGGCGAGAACTTACCGATAAATATAATCCGCTTGAAGCAGGATTAACTCAAGCGGTCAGCTTCAATAAGGGTTGTTATATTGGACAGGAAGTCATTGCAAGACTGGACAGTTATAACAAAATTCAAAAACACTTGGTTCAACTTAAATCTGAAGAGCCTGTTTTGCATGGCAGCAAGATTATGGCAGATAACAAAGAAATTGGCATTATTACCAGTTCTTCATACTCATACAGCAACAAACAAAACCTATCATTAGGTTATGTAAAAACTGAATTTACATCTGAAGCCGCGTTAAGTTTGATAGATATGAATGGCAGATCAATTCGTACAGAAATTTTGCCCGTAAATTCAAAAATAACTTGA